Proteins from one Candidatus Nitrospira nitrosa genomic window:
- a CDS encoding PilZ domain-containing protein — MANTIVNWRIHHRLSVAYPVIFGGAPFVGEGTISNISLTGCSVNCGRTVLMGSYIKLSVFLPSPTSSLFIELGKIRWVQDQTFGVEFIRVPTLTRHRLDRVVSQELALETHLLSVPA; from the coding sequence ATGGCTAATACGATTGTGAACTGGCGAATTCATCATCGGCTTTCCGTTGCCTATCCGGTCATCTTCGGAGGAGCCCCATTTGTCGGAGAAGGAACCATCTCAAATATCTCCCTAACCGGCTGTTCCGTAAACTGCGGCCGGACGGTCTTAATGGGTAGCTATATTAAACTGAGCGTCTTCCTACCTAGCCCGACATCGTCTTTGTTCATCGAGCTCGGGAAAATCCGATGGGTACAGGACCAGACATTCGGTGTGGAATTCATCCGTGTGCCGACACTCACTCGCCACCGACTAGACCGAGTCGTGTCACAAGAACTGGCCCTAGAGACACACCTCCTGTCAGTGCCCGCCTAA